AGCACTTGCACCTATGCTGTCCCCATAAACTTCGGTTATTTCAGCATCATTTCTGGCAGTGAAACTCGATTGTGCTGTCAGGTAATATTCTGGAATTCCTTTGTTGTACAGGTACACTTTTGCCACCCCTTCGTAATTTTTATCCTCTTCGAGTGCTATATTTCCATGATGTTCGAGGATAATAACTCCTTCTACCCCGGTAGATAGTGGAATCTGTTCAACTTTCTTAGAGTAAACAACCTGTCCCCCGCTATCAATCAAAGCATATTCTATATCAGCAAGAAAAGGCTGATAGCTGGTTTCCATACGTCTCTCATACGTCCGTAAAATTAGCTTGAAACCATTGGAATTTACACCAAAGCCATCTACATAGATTTTTGAAAAAACAAATGTCGAGTTGTTTTCAGTAGAAAATTTCACTTTTTCTACGGAACCTTCTGAGGCATCTGCTATGGACGTAATTATCATAAAAATAGCAAGAATCATCATTATATTTTTAACCATAAAACTCCATTATTTAGCCACACTGAGTATTTGTTTTCTCATATCGTCCTCATTAAATTTACCCAATGAGATAATTTTCCCGTCCATTACAACAACGGGGAATGAATCCATTATTACAGACAACCCGTTTTGTTCTACTTTTTGCCATACATCAGGCCGCTGTTCCTGTACTAATTTTATCAGAATATCCTGTACTGCCATCGGATCAGCATCATTGAACTTAATATCGGCTTCTTTGCATATTTTTTTTAATATCCGGGAGTAATTCCTGTTAGCAAGCCCTCTGGTCAATGCACAGCAGCCCGGTATCTGAAATAGTATAACTGTGTGTTCCATAATATCACCCATAAAGAATTTTCCCAATTTTTCTCATATTTTCTATTCCCGTAATATCTGTTTCAAAGAGAGGCACTTCTGTTTTGTATAAATCTTTAAATCTTTTATTTATGATATTTATGTATCTGTCCTGCGTTGATCTTCGCCTTTCTAAAAACCAATTTCCTTTTAACACCTCATTGGGTATTATTTCGTTTATTATTAAGGTCGGAACATTTATTTTTAGCTGGCTCAAATTCTCGATCGCTCTTGCCGTTTCTTCAATGGGGAGATTTTCAGCGAGCAATACTAATGTAAATAAAGTTGTTTTTGTATCTGCCAGTGTTTTTATTGCACTTTCGTACCTTTTTTGTTCCAGGTTTAAATTATCCATTGTATCTCCTCCCGTTTTGATATTCAATAATTTACCCAGCACTAATCTATTTTTAAGCTGCCTGGAAATATAATTCGCCCAATCAAAAGGCATTGACAGTTCCCTTAGTGTATGTCCTGTAGGAGCGGTATCAAATACTATAACATCTTTTTCATCTGTATTCAAATAGCTTACAAATTGATCAAAGGCTGCCATCTCCTCTGCACAGGGTGTATTCATTACTTCCTTTCCGAACATTCCTGTGAGCTGGTCTACCATCTGATTCAACCGTGCCTGAAAAACACCGGATGCTTTCTTTGGATTTATATTGAGTCCGCAGAGATTCTTAACCTCTTTTATTTTTGTCATCTCTGTTTCTCCAATCTCCTGTTCAAAAATTGCGGATAAGCTCACTGTTGGGTCTGTTGCCACTACCAATGTATCATACCCATGATCTGCCAACCATACTGCTGTAGAAGACGCCATTGTGGTTTTTCCTACGCCGCCTTTCCCACCAAAGAAAAGGAACTTCTTATTATCTATCAAATCTTGCATTGTCATGATAACGCTATCAAGCAACCAACAAAGATAGGTTTTTACCCATACATGTAGGAGTGTATATAAGACCGGTTGACAAACTAAGATTATGAGAAAAATGACCGTGCGTGTTTCCGGAAGCTTATTTCAATGCTGTGTTCCTTTAAACAGCATGATAGATCGCCTTGAAGTTCTTTCGATTTTTAACTTTACGCCCACCACTCATACAGAGGTCTGCAATATTACGCTCAAAGATGGAATGAGCATAGAAAGTATAAAGAACGATTATATTACTGATTTGATCATAATAGAAAATGAAGGCAAAAACTATACATGCCTGGCAAAGGGAATTTTCTCTGATGAGATTTCCAGGTTTTTGGGACAATTTGATCTTAAACTGGAGTATCCGATTATTTTTGATGGGACTATATGCCAATTTGGAATTATAGGTTCGGCTGAAGAATTGAATAATATACTTAAAACTGTAAAAGAATTTGGGTGGGGATTTGATGTATTATCAGTACAAAAATATAATCCCCTGAACATAAATGCCTTCAGCAAACTTACTAAGAAGCAAAAAGAAATATTGCTGCATGCATATGATAACGGTTACTTTGATCACCCCAGGAAAATTAATGCAGACCAGCTTGCCAGGAAAATTGGAATTCATAAGACAACTCTTCTTGAACATCTGCATAAGGCTGAAAACCAGGTCATCCGGAATTTAATAGGAAAAAAAAGTTAAACAAGTTTAAGATTTCAATTATTCGATAATTCCGTTTCTCATCATTTTTTGCCATTTTCTATTATGTAGGTCATCATACTTGCTTAATGCTTCTAACGAGAAAGCTGTAGTAAATTCTTCTGAACCATAATAGAATGTTAATGACTGGACGCCAATCTCTGGCCAGCTCCCGTCACTTCTCTGAGTATTCAATATATATGTTATAGCCCTATCTAATGCTTTACCTTTATATCCTGAATTCATTAATGAAATAGCAGCCATACTTGTGTTTATTTCATTTCCCCAGCTTCCATCCGGTCTTTGAGTATTCAAAAGATAATTTCTTATTACTGGCATTGAAAGTTCTAAGTCCTTTGCATGCCCATCCGCATACGCTCTTGAGAACGTATAAAGCTGGATATAGGGAATGTGATAATACATTGTGGCTTCAGTGAAAGAATTATTTTCTATATAACTATTCAGATAGTCGCTAACTTCTGGCGCCTGCTCGCCTGCAAGAGAGAGACCATACAGCATATTGGCATTGACTACAGGATCTATATCGTTATTTTTATATAACAAATAAAAAGGGTCCGATTCGTTCATCCATTTCTCTTCATTCATCCATGTATAAAATAAACCTTCTTGATTTCTGTAGTTAAGTGCATACTCTAAGCCGCTTTCTTCAACAGATATTCCGGTTTCTTTTAAAGAGGCAAAAGCTACTGATGTATCATCCAGATCAGGCGGCATACTGGAATACTTCCCATAGAATCTCCACACACCCGGTTCTTCTTTATTTGCCAATATATATACTGCTGTTTTATTTCTCATTTCATTGATTTCTGAATCGGATTCTACAAAGCTAAGCGAGTGAAGAACAATTGCCGAACTAAAAACCTGTGGTAAATATATTTTATCAGCCATATCATGGCTCAATGAAACGTATGTTTGAAACTCGCCTGATGGTAATTGGCTTTCTTTTAAGAAGGATATGGCTTTCCCTATTGCTGTATCCACATCTCTATGAGGTAAACAATAGTTGTTACTGTGCCATTTCTCTGCCATCTCGCATTGCAGCAATTGCATCCCTGACAACACATGTGAAGCAGGGGCTTCTGGCATGCCAGAAGCTATAGAGGCAGAAAATCCCAGTAGAAGGATCAACATTGCCCAGCAGTTGACTGGTTTTCTGAAAATGATTCGTCTGTTATCTATTATTTTTTCTTTTGACATTTTAACCGTCCATAACCTTTTTTCCGGTCCTGATATACTCATAAATCACGACCGCG
This Candidatus Methanoperedens sp. DNA region includes the following protein-coding sequences:
- a CDS encoding ArsA family ATPase, producing the protein MTMQDLIDNKKFLFFGGKGGVGKTTMASSTAVWLADHGYDTLVVATDPTVSLSAIFEQEIGETEMTKIKEVKNLCGLNINPKKASGVFQARLNQMVDQLTGMFGKEVMNTPCAEEMAAFDQFVSYLNTDEKDVIVFDTAPTGHTLRELSMPFDWANYISRQLKNRLVLGKLLNIKTGGDTMDNLNLEQKRYESAIKTLADTKTTLFTLVLLAENLPIEETARAIENLSQLKINVPTLIINEIIPNEVLKGNWFLERRRSTQDRYINIINKRFKDLYKTEVPLFETDITGIENMRKIGKILYG
- a CDS encoding helix-turn-helix domain-containing protein, whose amino-acid sequence is MRKMTVRVSGSLFQCCVPLNSMIDRLEVLSIFNFTPTTHTEVCNITLKDGMSIESIKNDYITDLIIIENEGKNYTCLAKGIFSDEISRFLGQFDLKLEYPIIFDGTICQFGIIGSAEELNNILKTVKEFGWGFDVLSVQKYNPLNINAFSKLTKKQKEILLHAYDNGYFDHPRKINADQLARKIGIHKTTLLEHLHKAENQVIRNLIGKKS
- a CDS encoding terpene cyclase/mutase family protein — translated: MSISGPEKRLWTVKMSKEKIIDNRRIIFRKPVNCWAMLILLLGFSASIASGMPEAPASHVLSGMQLLQCEMAEKWHSNNYCLPHRDVDTAIGKAISFLKESQLPSGEFQTYVSLSHDMADKIYLPQVFSSAIVLHSLSFVESDSEINEMRNKTAVYILANKEEPGVWRFYGKYSSMPPDLDDTSVAFASLKETGISVEESGLEYALNYRNQEGLFYTWMNEEKWMNESDPFYLLYKNNDIDPVVNANMLYGLSLAGEQAPEVSDYLNSYIENNSFTEATMYYHIPYIQLYTFSRAYADGHAKDLELSMPVIRNYLLNTQRPDGSWGNEINTSMAAISLMNSGYKGKALDRAITYILNTQRSDGSWPEIGVQSLTFYYGSEEFTTAFSLEALSKYDDLHNRKWQKMMRNGIIE